Proteins encoded in a region of the Zea mays cultivar B73 chromosome 2, Zm-B73-REFERENCE-NAM-5.0, whole genome shotgun sequence genome:
- the LOC103644400 gene encoding transcription factor bHLH18 yields the protein MEEDSGLFMQWAMTTLQHDDEDLGVDHIDNNGRDEATFPSLRALREASQAAEMIQELIGEPHAANSRCSGGDGDTTGGGTASSISGTAPRNSSSSSATIQPVGWNFGAAPAPPGRDGVPAVSATGSLLPDLVYGSPPTRRAAVLKSVGSIYAQDHIIAERKRREKINQRFIELSTVIPGLKKMDKGTILSDATRYVKELQEKLKALEDGGSGSNDRSIESWVLVKKPCIVVPGEDAGSPSWDSSGASPATNPLPEIEARFLNKNVMVRIHCMDGKGVVVRVLAELEELPLSIVHANVMSFQACTLIITITAKVDEGFTVTAEEIVGRLKSAAILLQQSRCNSAEETA from the exons ATGGAGGAGGACTCCGGCCTGTTCATGCAGTGGGCGATGACTACGCTGCAGCACGATGATGAAGACCTGGGGGTGGACCACATCGACAACAACGGCCGCGACGAGGCTACCTTTCCCTCGCTCCGAGCACTACGCGAGGCCTCGCAAGCTGCAGAAATGATCCAGGAGCTGATCGGGGAACCTCACGCCGCAAACAGCCGCTGCTCCGGCGGCGACGGGGACACCACCGGTGGTGGCACCGCAAGCAGTATCTCAGGAACCGCGCCAagaaacagcagcagcagcagtgccACAATCCAGCCCGTGGGCTGGAATTTTGGCGCCGCCCCCGCACCGCCTGGCCGCGACGGCGTGCCTGCGGTCTCTGCCACGGGCAGCCTGCTGCCAGATCTGGTGTACggttcgccgccgacgagaagggCAGCCGTCTTAAAGAGCGTGGGATCCATCTATGCGCAGGACCACATCATCGCGGAGAGGAAGCGGCGGGAGAAGATCAACCAGCGCTTCATCGAGCTCTCCACCGTCATCCCCGGCCTCAAGAAG ATGGACAAGGGTACAATCCTTTCTGACGCGACGAGATACGTGAAGGAGCTCCAAGAAAAGCTCAAGGCGCTTGAAGACGGCGGCAGTGGCAGTAACGACCGGAGCATCGAATCCTGGGTGCTCGTCAAGAAGCCGTGCATCGTAGTGCCCGGCGAGGACGCTGGCTCCCCATCGTGGGATTCGTCGGGGGCGTCGCCGGCGACGAATCCGTTGCCGGAGATAGAAGCCCGGTTCTTAAACAAGAACGTGATGGTGAGAATCCATTGCATGGATGGCAAGGGTGTGGTCGTGAGGGTACTCGCCGAGTTGGAGGAGCTCCCCCTTAGCATCGTCCACGCCAATGTCATGTCATTCCAGGCTTGCACTTTGATCATAACCATCACGGCGAAG GTGGACGAAGGATTCACAGTCACGGCGGAGGAGATCGTTGGCAGACTCAAGTCTGCTGCAATACTGCTCCAGCAAAGCCGCTGCAATAGCGCTGAAGAAACTGCATGA